One Gordonia mangrovi genomic region harbors:
- a CDS encoding thiamine pyrophosphate-dependent dehydrogenase E1 component subunit alpha → MTDTLTNPGVTGTSGDGAPPHDDRLAMHRMMLEIRYFEEAWTRLFHRGATGPGHSSIGMEAIAAAFGTLMRPGDSTYATYRGHAHTLARGVPADATMAELLGRATGINGGKGGSMHLTSVEHGMMGSYAIVGAHLPIAAGTALAAKYRGTDDVTVCFFGDGATNIGAFHEALNLAATWSLPVVYVCENNHYMEYTAISEVTAVPRPAADRAAAYGLDAIVVDGNDADVMYAAADAAIARARSGAGPSLIEAITYRHLGHASSDPGKYRPADEVEEWKGRDPIPAYRERLRDAGVGADELDAMEQQAREMADKAATFAVESPLPSVDGVDKNVWADGGSAWRR, encoded by the coding sequence ATGACAGACACGCTCACCAACCCCGGTGTCACCGGCACGTCCGGCGACGGCGCACCGCCGCACGACGACCGGTTGGCGATGCATCGGATGATGTTGGAGATCCGCTACTTCGAGGAGGCCTGGACCCGGCTCTTCCATCGCGGTGCCACCGGTCCCGGGCACTCGTCGATCGGCATGGAGGCGATCGCGGCTGCCTTCGGCACACTCATGCGCCCCGGCGATTCCACCTACGCGACCTACCGCGGTCACGCGCACACGCTGGCCCGTGGGGTGCCGGCGGATGCCACGATGGCCGAACTGCTCGGGCGAGCCACCGGCATCAACGGCGGCAAGGGCGGATCCATGCACCTGACGAGCGTCGAGCACGGGATGATGGGTTCCTACGCCATCGTGGGTGCGCACCTGCCCATCGCCGCCGGGACGGCGCTGGCGGCCAAATACCGGGGCACAGACGACGTCACCGTGTGCTTCTTCGGTGACGGGGCGACCAACATCGGCGCCTTCCATGAGGCGCTCAACCTGGCGGCGACGTGGTCGCTGCCGGTGGTGTACGTGTGCGAGAACAACCATTACATGGAGTACACCGCGATCAGCGAGGTGACCGCGGTGCCTCGGCCCGCTGCCGACCGTGCGGCAGCCTACGGGCTCGACGCCATCGTCGTCGACGGCAACGATGCGGACGTGATGTACGCCGCGGCAGACGCGGCCATCGCGCGGGCGCGCTCGGGCGCGGGCCCGTCGTTGATCGAGGCGATCACCTATCGGCATCTGGGACATGCCAGTTCCGACCCGGGTAAGTACCGCCCGGCCGACGAGGTCGAGGAGTGGAAGGGCCGCGACCCCATCCCGGCTTACCGCGAGCGACTGCGCGACGCCGGGGTCGGTGCGGACGAACTGGACGCGATGGAGCAGCAGGCGCGCGAGATGGCCGACAAGGCAGCCACCTTCGCGGTCGAATCGCCGCTGCCGTCGGTGGACGGGGTCGACAAGAACGTGTGGGCAGACGGAGGTTCGGCATGGCGGAGATGA
- a CDS encoding aldehyde dehydrogenase family protein: protein MSAETIEQIDGVDLRPAAYIDGTWHHGDDTTTVTDSATGAPVGSIEMASQQQAVAAVQAAELAFEQWSQTPLSERRSILEKLTAGLRARSGDIATTTAAEVGSVMSFAERVQAGLPVRVLDSTLDVIDEVDREEVIGTSRVLGRPVGVVAAITPWNYPLYQAMGKIAPALAAGCTVVLKPPQLAPLTAYDLVDELEKAGLPPGVLNVVQGSGRALGEVLCDHPSVDMVSFTGSTGAGSTIAATAARTVKKVALELGGKSANVLLDDADLDKAIPSAVRYFLMNNGQTCAALTRLVVPRRLKAEVEERIVAEVGTQVVGDPRDPAATVGPMVSDAQRRSVEGYISRGISGEGRLLVGGLDVPEHLAGGHYVMPTVFGDVDPSAVIAQEEIFGPVLVIHTVDDDDAAVAVANDSPYGLSGGVWSRDRDRAVSVARRLRTGQVAINGASFNAAAPFGGFKQSGYGRELGRHGLHEYLGPQSLQFHE from the coding sequence GTGAGCGCTGAGACCATCGAACAGATCGACGGCGTCGATCTGCGCCCGGCCGCCTACATCGACGGCACCTGGCACCACGGCGACGACACGACCACCGTGACCGATTCGGCCACCGGTGCGCCGGTCGGCAGCATCGAGATGGCCTCGCAGCAGCAGGCCGTAGCCGCCGTGCAGGCCGCCGAGCTGGCGTTCGAGCAGTGGTCGCAGACTCCGCTGTCCGAGCGACGCTCGATACTGGAGAAGCTCACCGCCGGTCTGCGGGCCCGTAGTGGCGACATCGCGACGACGACGGCTGCCGAGGTCGGCAGCGTGATGTCGTTCGCCGAGCGTGTGCAGGCGGGTCTGCCCGTACGGGTGCTGGACTCGACACTCGACGTGATCGACGAGGTCGACCGCGAAGAGGTCATCGGAACCTCGCGGGTACTGGGTCGGCCTGTCGGCGTCGTGGCCGCCATCACCCCGTGGAACTACCCGCTGTACCAGGCGATGGGCAAGATCGCGCCCGCGCTGGCAGCCGGGTGCACCGTCGTGCTCAAACCTCCGCAGTTGGCGCCGCTGACCGCATACGACCTCGTCGACGAACTCGAGAAGGCCGGTCTGCCACCCGGGGTGCTCAATGTCGTGCAGGGCAGCGGGCGGGCGCTGGGCGAGGTCCTGTGTGATCATCCGTCAGTCGACATGGTGAGCTTCACCGGATCGACCGGGGCAGGATCGACAATCGCGGCGACCGCCGCGCGGACTGTCAAGAAGGTCGCGCTCGAACTCGGCGGTAAGTCCGCCAATGTGCTCCTCGACGACGCGGATCTCGACAAGGCGATCCCGAGTGCCGTGCGCTACTTCCTGATGAACAACGGACAGACCTGTGCGGCGCTCACCCGATTGGTGGTGCCGCGACGTCTCAAGGCGGAGGTCGAGGAGCGGATCGTGGCCGAGGTCGGTACCCAGGTCGTCGGCGATCCGCGCGATCCGGCCGCCACGGTGGGGCCGATGGTCAGTGATGCACAGCGGCGCAGCGTCGAGGGCTACATCTCGCGCGGGATCTCCGGGGAAGGTCGGCTGCTGGTGGGTGGCCTCGACGTTCCGGAGCATCTCGCCGGGGGCCACTACGTGATGCCCACGGTCTTCGGCGACGTCGATCCGTCGGCGGTGATCGCGCAGGAGGAGATCTTCGGTCCGGTGCTCGTCATCCACACCGTGGACGACGACGACGCGGCCGTCGCGGTCGCCAACGACTCGCCGTATGGCCTGTCCGGAGGCGTGTGGTCGCGTGATCGGGACCGGGCGGTCTCGGTGGCACGGCGACTGCGGACCGGTCAGGTCGCGATCAATGGCGCCTCTTTCAATGCGGCCGCCCCCTTTGGCGGGTTCAAACAGTCCGGATACGGCCGCGAACTCGGTCGACACGGTTTGCACGAGTACCTGGGGCCGCAGTCGCTCCAGTTCCACGAGTGA
- a CDS encoding aromatic ring-hydroxylating oxygenase subunit alpha has product MTTTHNRDIETAQPQSGEANKAVPWYDLVHQDAIALPEYLREAHHYTPRSTEVPLDRYTSREWHEAEKKHLWRKVWQMACREEHLPEVGSYIVYDIVGESYIVVRSRDGIKAYVNACLHRGRTLKDYDGRCSEFRCSFHGFTWRLDGSLRFIPAAGELPEVELDSPKWALPEAKVGTWGGFVFINPDPDAEPLEDFLGDLPDHFARWNFEQRYLEAHVAKLLRCNWKVAQEAFDEGLHLGATHPQSSPYVGDINAAVDVYGNYARQISPSGTPVEDLPVDVEDVDIVKRMLDIREGEALPIPFQQDSTARGSMSGAARERWRAAIGDEADDVSDAELIDHWNYAIYPNFHPWGGYNRIVYRFRPNGDRHDECIFEVMFLTPYRGERPKTAECTWVGFDESAAEKAPELSTLAMVMDQDCFNMEAVQRGLMTTRRSTALLTTYQESMIAWRHDLLTDWVENAEQGDGS; this is encoded by the coding sequence ATGACCACCACACACAACCGCGACATCGAGACCGCGCAGCCGCAGTCCGGTGAGGCGAACAAGGCGGTGCCGTGGTACGACCTGGTCCACCAGGATGCGATCGCCCTGCCGGAGTACTTGCGCGAGGCGCATCACTACACCCCGCGCAGCACCGAGGTGCCGTTGGATCGCTACACGTCTCGGGAGTGGCATGAGGCGGAGAAGAAGCATCTCTGGCGCAAGGTGTGGCAGATGGCCTGCCGCGAGGAGCATCTGCCCGAGGTCGGTAGCTATATCGTCTACGACATCGTCGGGGAGAGCTACATCGTGGTGCGTTCGCGGGACGGCATCAAGGCGTATGTGAACGCCTGCCTGCATCGCGGCCGAACCCTGAAGGACTATGACGGCCGTTGCAGCGAGTTCCGTTGCAGCTTTCATGGTTTCACCTGGCGACTGGACGGCTCGCTGCGCTTCATCCCGGCCGCCGGCGAACTCCCGGAGGTGGAACTCGACAGCCCGAAGTGGGCGCTGCCGGAGGCCAAGGTCGGCACATGGGGCGGATTCGTCTTCATCAACCCCGATCCGGATGCCGAGCCACTCGAGGACTTCCTCGGTGACCTGCCCGATCACTTCGCACGCTGGAACTTCGAGCAGCGCTATCTCGAGGCGCATGTGGCAAAACTGCTGCGCTGCAACTGGAAGGTCGCCCAAGAGGCCTTTGACGAAGGCCTACACCTCGGTGCCACCCATCCGCAGTCGTCACCGTATGTCGGCGACATCAACGCCGCGGTCGACGTGTACGGCAACTACGCCCGCCAGATCAGTCCGTCCGGCACGCCGGTGGAGGACCTGCCCGTTGACGTGGAGGACGTCGACATCGTCAAGCGCATGCTTGACATCCGTGAGGGCGAGGCACTGCCGATCCCGTTCCAGCAGGATTCAACTGCCCGCGGCAGCATGTCGGGGGCAGCTCGGGAGCGGTGGCGTGCGGCGATCGGGGACGAGGCCGACGACGTGTCCGACGCCGAGCTGATCGATCACTGGAACTACGCGATCTACCCTAATTTCCATCCGTGGGGTGGCTACAACCGGATCGTGTACCGCTTCCGGCCCAACGGAGACCGCCACGACGAGTGCATCTTCGAGGTCATGTTCCTCACACCCTATCGAGGCGAGCGTCCCAAGACCGCCGAGTGCACCTGGGTCGGTTTCGACGAGTCGGCCGCCGAGAAGGCCCCGGAGCTTTCGACTCTGGCGATGGTGATGGACCAGGACTGCTTCAACATGGAGGCAGTTCAGCGGGGACTGATGACGACCCGTCGGTCCACCGCGCTGTTGACCACCTACCAGGAGTCGATGATCGCCTGGCGTCACGACCTGCTCACCGACTGGGTCGAGAACGCTGAACAGGGAGACGGCTCGTGA
- a CDS encoding phosphotransferase family protein, producing the protein MSRSQSNHDVALWRSVQATLEDQIIPVLGPGIERDNARQLTGVARYVLAREADSAERDSGLADTLGMPDAEEAELLSRAADLLVENVTANGSSTDVTAVRKHLLDRLAVDIADAAPLLETFSGHAPVEASEDAVEVPELGALTTWFAAKIGEPVDLGLSVMVGGHSRRMLNAKVTTSSEVLELIVRIEQGGMFGTEGTSEARVMKEVSEAGYPAPNVRWIETDESVLGQPFFVMDRVPGTPVVEDPAVIDTYVAKLHELHQLDPVVATAGLGPVPESGEAAISAMIDHWLGIYRDSVEHRIPLLEECAEWLRVNLRPTGPVVLVHGDPGPGNFLHVDGEITALTDWELAHYGDAAEDWTYFGAIRARRMHDAATWRSIFTEHAGVTFDDEDWLAWEGFNQFKGACVNLTALRIFNEGVITTPNLLAIGTAVHLRFLNRLTEIVGQLR; encoded by the coding sequence ATGAGCCGCTCGCAGTCCAATCACGACGTCGCCCTGTGGCGTTCGGTGCAGGCGACACTCGAGGACCAGATCATCCCCGTCCTCGGACCCGGTATCGAACGCGACAACGCCCGCCAGCTGACCGGTGTGGCCCGCTACGTGCTCGCCCGTGAAGCCGACTCCGCCGAGCGTGACAGCGGGCTCGCCGACACTCTCGGCATGCCCGACGCCGAGGAGGCCGAGCTGTTGAGTCGGGCGGCGGATCTGCTGGTCGAGAACGTCACCGCCAACGGCTCGTCGACCGACGTCACCGCCGTCCGCAAGCACCTGCTCGACCGGCTTGCCGTCGACATCGCCGACGCCGCCCCGCTGCTGGAGACCTTCTCGGGACATGCGCCCGTGGAGGCCTCCGAGGACGCGGTCGAGGTGCCCGAACTCGGTGCTCTCACAACGTGGTTCGCGGCCAAGATCGGCGAACCTGTCGACCTGGGCCTGTCCGTGATGGTCGGGGGGCACTCACGACGGATGCTCAATGCCAAGGTGACGACGAGCAGCGAGGTGCTCGAACTGATCGTCCGGATCGAACAGGGCGGCATGTTCGGCACCGAGGGCACTTCCGAGGCCCGGGTGATGAAAGAGGTATCCGAGGCCGGTTATCCCGCGCCGAATGTGCGCTGGATCGAGACCGACGAATCCGTGCTGGGGCAGCCCTTCTTCGTGATGGACCGCGTGCCCGGTACGCCCGTCGTCGAGGATCCGGCGGTGATCGACACCTATGTCGCGAAACTGCACGAACTGCACCAGCTCGACCCCGTCGTGGCGACTGCCGGTCTCGGCCCGGTCCCCGAGTCGGGGGAGGCGGCCATCTCCGCGATGATCGACCACTGGCTGGGCATCTACCGCGACTCCGTGGAGCACCGGATCCCGCTACTCGAGGAGTGTGCGGAGTGGTTGCGAGTCAACCTGCGGCCGACCGGCCCAGTGGTGCTCGTGCACGGTGATCCCGGGCCGGGCAACTTCCTGCACGTCGACGGTGAGATTACCGCGCTCACCGACTGGGAACTGGCCCATTACGGTGACGCCGCCGAGGACTGGACCTACTTCGGTGCCATCCGCGCCCGTCGCATGCACGACGCCGCCACCTGGCGCTCGATCTTCACCGAGCATGCCGGCGTGACGTTCGACGACGAGGACTGGTTGGCCTGGGAGGGCTTCAACCAGTTCAAGGGCGCCTGCGTGAACCTCACCGCCCTACGCATCTTCAACGAGGGTGTCATCACCACACCCAACCTGCTGGCCATCGGAACCGCTGTACACCTGCGTTTCCTGAACCGGCTCACCGAGATCGTCGGACAGCTCCGCTGA
- a CDS encoding NAD-dependent epimerase/dehydratase family protein, producing MRALVLGGSSFVGGRLVQRLLADGDDVTILNRGKSAPAPAGVRTLTADRRDIASMRTALAGTKWDVVYDVSGYIMATDAENFTGLVDILEGNVGRYVYVSSVMAYAQAGLFPWTEDFAQRDEPPTTYGGFKVFAENLLLERHRANGLPATIARPAAIYGPDNNIFDMESAMFLRLRNNLPVLLPHGGLVTGSFGHVDDFVGALRAMATADAAVGEIFNVTGSGITAAAYVQTLAEIVGVTPEVIHVPDDMLDELEKPAFCRLFRARHHGVLSTQKIEDVLGVPPERGFQVGHEQTYEWFLSSPLAGEASNLADPLWGKGFDLQYEEEIVRRLGAMA from the coding sequence ATGCGTGCACTGGTACTCGGAGGCTCGAGCTTCGTGGGGGGTCGCCTGGTCCAGCGGTTGCTCGCGGACGGCGACGACGTCACCATCCTCAACCGGGGGAAGTCGGCTCCGGCCCCGGCGGGTGTGCGCACCCTGACTGCGGACCGCCGCGACATCGCGTCGATGCGCACTGCGCTGGCCGGTACCAAATGGGACGTCGTCTACGACGTCTCCGGTTACATCATGGCCACCGATGCCGAGAACTTCACCGGCCTCGTCGACATCCTCGAGGGCAACGTCGGGCGTTACGTCTACGTCTCCTCGGTGATGGCGTATGCGCAGGCGGGTCTGTTTCCCTGGACCGAGGACTTCGCGCAGCGTGACGAACCGCCGACCACCTACGGTGGCTTCAAGGTCTTTGCGGAGAACCTGCTGCTCGAGCGTCACCGCGCCAACGGCCTGCCGGCCACGATCGCGCGGCCGGCGGCCATCTACGGTCCCGACAACAACATCTTCGACATGGAGTCGGCGATGTTCCTGCGTCTGCGCAACAACCTGCCCGTGTTGCTGCCGCACGGTGGGTTGGTCACCGGTTCGTTCGGCCATGTCGACGACTTCGTCGGTGCGCTGCGTGCGATGGCCACCGCCGACGCCGCGGTCGGGGAGATCTTCAACGTGACCGGCTCCGGGATCACCGCCGCCGCCTACGTTCAGACTCTCGCCGAGATCGTCGGCGTGACGCCCGAGGTCATCCACGTTCCCGATGACATGCTCGACGAGCTGGAGAAGCCCGCGTTCTGCCGACTGTTCCGCGCCCGCCACCACGGCGTGCTGTCGACGCAGAAGATCGAGGACGTCCTCGGCGTGCCGCCGGAGCGTGGATTCCAGGTCGGCCACGAACAGACCTACGAGTGGTTCCTGAGCAGCCCGCTGGCCGGTGAAGCCTCGAATCTGGCAGACCCGCTGTGGGGCAAGGGTTTCGACCTGCAGTACGAGGAAGAGATCGTGCGCCGGCTGGGGGCGATGGCATGA
- a CDS encoding histidine phosphatase family protein, with protein sequence MTELLLVRHARPRSGGFDPELDEVGRAQAHALAAQLAGEPLTAVVCSDLRRACETAEIIAAEHDLVPTPMGGLREWGLPADSMEYVALESLAADHPGVRALDEGRFMDFVPKRVDVPAFQQVVRDTFDAILEAHPAGRVAVVCHGGTINAYVGQLVAIPDVFWFHPDYTSVSRLERRPSGRVVIRSLNEAHHLLVESE encoded by the coding sequence ATGACCGAGCTGCTGTTGGTGCGTCATGCCCGGCCCCGCTCGGGCGGATTCGACCCGGAACTCGATGAGGTCGGTCGCGCGCAGGCGCATGCGCTGGCAGCGCAGCTGGCCGGCGAGCCACTGACCGCTGTGGTGTGCAGCGACCTGCGGCGAGCCTGCGAGACCGCCGAGATCATCGCCGCCGAACACGACCTCGTACCCACCCCGATGGGCGGTCTACGGGAGTGGGGACTCCCGGCGGATTCGATGGAGTACGTGGCGTTGGAATCGCTGGCCGCCGACCATCCCGGTGTCCGGGCCCTCGACGAGGGCCGGTTCATGGATTTCGTGCCCAAGCGGGTGGACGTGCCCGCGTTCCAGCAGGTCGTACGGGACACTTTCGACGCCATCCTCGAAGCGCACCCCGCCGGTCGGGTTGCCGTGGTCTGTCACGGCGGGACCATCAACGCCTATGTCGGCCAACTCGTGGCCATCCCCGACGTGTTCTGGTTCCACCCGGACTACACGAGCGTCTCGCGACTGGAGCGTCGGCCCAGCGGTCGGGTGGTGATTCGGTCCCTCAACGAGGCACATCACCTCTTAGTGGAATCCGAGTAG
- a CDS encoding SDR family NAD(P)-dependent oxidoreductase, whose product MTDLTNRTVLITGANRGLGVSLVDVALARGASKVYAAARNPEMLAEAVAAADGRVVPVRLDVTDPAQIEEAAAVGDVDLVISNAGITCQVPIVATDNIDDFRKTMEVNYFGTMNLVRAFADQIRSRSGGFVFILSVAAVSLSRSAPAYSASKAATLMLASSVREELRADGVEVTVSLPGWIDTDMAAALPGEKATPREVAERSIDGHLAGDAVVWPDRFAELVRDTVDDQMLDLLTRPRDVMNALAQQFTRTSA is encoded by the coding sequence GTGACCGATCTGACGAACCGAACGGTGCTGATCACCGGAGCCAACCGTGGATTGGGCGTGAGTCTGGTCGACGTCGCCCTCGCGCGAGGAGCGAGCAAGGTCTACGCGGCCGCGCGAAACCCGGAAATGCTCGCCGAGGCGGTCGCCGCCGCGGACGGACGCGTGGTACCGGTGCGGCTGGATGTCACCGACCCCGCGCAGATCGAGGAGGCGGCTGCGGTCGGCGACGTCGACCTCGTGATCAGCAATGCCGGCATCACCTGCCAGGTGCCCATCGTCGCCACCGACAACATCGACGACTTCCGGAAAACCATGGAGGTCAACTACTTCGGCACGATGAATCTGGTGCGAGCGTTCGCCGATCAGATTCGGTCGCGCTCGGGCGGGTTCGTGTTCATTCTGTCGGTGGCCGCGGTCTCGCTGTCGCGCAGCGCACCCGCCTACAGCGCCAGCAAGGCGGCCACGCTGATGCTCGCATCCTCGGTACGCGAGGAACTGCGTGCCGACGGCGTGGAGGTGACCGTATCGCTGCCGGGCTGGATCGACACCGACATGGCCGCCGCGCTTCCCGGGGAGAAGGCGACTCCCCGTGAGGTCGCCGAACGCTCCATCGACGGCCACCTGGCCGGTGACGCGGTGGTGTGGCCCGATCGCTTCGCCGAACTGGTCCGCGACACCGTCGACGACCAGATGCTCGACCTGCTCACCCGGCCGCGTGACGTCATGAACGCACTCGCCCAGCAGTTCACCCGGACCAGCGCATGA
- a CDS encoding nuclear transport factor 2 family protein, translating into MELSDLRSRAEISDALAALAWAQDRKDWAHVRAAYLPDATYVHPGGRLEGADAIADRTSRALDLLDSSQHLVGSIVIEVCGSHATSLAQFQAVHVREDAVGGELYTIAGSYTDRWTLTEGGWRIAHREQQYYWRTGNREVVVPTDLGDKS; encoded by the coding sequence GTGGAGTTGAGTGATCTGCGCAGTCGCGCCGAGATCTCCGACGCGCTGGCTGCGCTGGCCTGGGCGCAGGACCGTAAGGACTGGGCGCACGTGCGCGCGGCCTATCTGCCCGACGCCACCTACGTGCATCCCGGTGGCCGTCTCGAGGGCGCCGACGCCATCGCCGACCGCACCTCACGCGCGCTCGACCTCCTCGATTCCTCCCAACACCTCGTGGGATCGATCGTGATCGAGGTGTGCGGATCGCACGCCACCTCGCTCGCCCAGTTCCAGGCGGTACACGTCCGCGAAGACGCTGTGGGCGGCGAGCTTTACACGATTGCGGGCAGTTACACGGACCGCTGGACGCTCACCGAGGGCGGTTGGCGCATCGCACATCGTGAACAGCAGTACTACTGGCGCACCGGCAACCGCGAGGTCGTGGTGCCGACCGACCTAGGAGACAAATCGTGA
- a CDS encoding nuclear transport factor 2 family protein, whose amino-acid sequence MTISEREEREAVVKALFAAWSSGDLDAPAHYLSDTPVLEDSVGGRYEGWENIRAYFGHGLKRYPDLILEPTGEFWHRPDGLAMTWTMTATQTDTSLGEEYVGRRWSVPGMSYLVFDGEKVGYEMDYHDGGARLRSMQ is encoded by the coding sequence ATGACGATCTCCGAGCGCGAGGAACGGGAAGCAGTGGTCAAGGCGCTGTTCGCGGCATGGTCCAGCGGAGACCTCGACGCGCCGGCCCATTACCTCAGCGACACACCGGTTCTCGAGGATTCGGTCGGTGGACGATACGAGGGCTGGGAAAACATCCGCGCCTATTTCGGACACGGCCTCAAGCGCTATCCCGACCTGATCCTCGAACCCACCGGCGAGTTCTGGCACCGCCCGGACGGCCTCGCGATGACGTGGACGATGACGGCCACTCAGACCGACACCTCACTCGGGGAGGAGTACGTCGGTCGCCGGTGGAGCGTGCCGGGCATGAGCTACCTCGTCTTCGACGGCGAGAAGGTCGGCTACGAGATGGACTATCACGACGGCGGCGCACGCCTGCGGTCGATGCAGTAG
- a CDS encoding TetR/AcrR family transcriptional regulator yields MGSPEVVGAKPAHRPSRRQELVQAAIGVFARNGYAESSVEQIAEEAGVVPTAIYYHFGTKEELFHEALKCAMDEFSDAISTLRTSGEPAGGDVLRDVVRAGWNWWESHPNESLLIGRYSQSTTGRALELRGEWEDRHAARAYDYLSANSGTPKSSRLAREQQAVSTLKIRALLDVILSAEASTLPGGPLAGHDSEELAMELAEVCVRLMNN; encoded by the coding sequence TTGGGATCACCAGAGGTCGTCGGCGCCAAGCCGGCGCATCGGCCGTCGCGTCGCCAGGAGCTGGTCCAAGCAGCCATCGGAGTCTTTGCACGTAACGGCTACGCCGAGTCCAGTGTGGAGCAGATCGCGGAGGAGGCCGGTGTGGTGCCGACCGCGATCTACTACCACTTCGGCACCAAAGAGGAGCTGTTTCACGAAGCCCTCAAGTGCGCGATGGACGAATTCAGTGACGCGATCTCGACGCTGCGCACCAGCGGCGAACCCGCCGGCGGCGATGTTCTGCGGGACGTGGTGCGGGCCGGTTGGAACTGGTGGGAGTCCCATCCGAACGAGAGCTTGTTGATCGGGCGGTACTCGCAGTCGACCACCGGCCGGGCGCTCGAGCTGCGTGGAGAGTGGGAAGATCGTCACGCTGCCCGCGCCTATGACTACCTGAGTGCGAATTCGGGCACGCCCAAGTCCAGTCGACTGGCCCGCGAACAACAGGCGGTGAGCACGCTCAAGATCCGCGCGTTGCTCGATGTGATTCTGTCGGCTGAGGCGTCGACGCTGCCCGGTGGGCCGCTGGCCGGGCACGATTCCGAAGAACTCGCCATGGAACTCGCAGAGGTGTGTGTCCGGCTCATGAACAACTGA
- a CDS encoding TetR/AcrR family transcriptional regulator produces MPESRRRPAHRPSRRYQLIEGAVELFAVKPPDLVTIAEIVRHVNMTPAAFYYHFSSRDELFQEVVSSFGESWATHAEEWWGQAASLQDVIDVCGHLLDDAIGRRAHATVYFVTSKGVNVAIEVARQAYTARAVAAATAAIVRAEPVRTPTSAAVDAVALNTVLESALRAELSLDSTYRTLGPRRFRDEFVALCTRVLTPADDRV; encoded by the coding sequence ATGCCAGAATCCAGGCGCAGGCCAGCGCACCGGCCGTCCCGCCGATATCAGCTGATCGAGGGCGCGGTCGAGTTGTTCGCCGTGAAACCCCCGGATCTGGTGACCATCGCCGAGATCGTCCGCCACGTGAACATGACCCCGGCGGCGTTCTACTACCACTTCTCGTCGCGCGACGAGCTGTTTCAAGAGGTCGTCAGCAGTTTCGGCGAGTCGTGGGCCACACACGCCGAGGAGTGGTGGGGCCAGGCAGCGTCACTTCAGGACGTCATCGACGTGTGTGGCCACCTGCTCGACGACGCGATCGGTCGCCGCGCACATGCGACCGTCTACTTCGTGACATCCAAGGGCGTCAACGTGGCGATAGAGGTGGCGCGACAGGCCTACACGGCGCGCGCTGTCGCTGCAGCCACCGCGGCGATCGTCCGGGCCGAACCGGTCCGCACACCGACGAGTGCAGCCGTGGACGCAGTGGCTCTCAACACCGTCCTCGAATCCGCACTGCGCGCCGAACTCTCGCTGGACTCCACCTATCGAACCCTGGGACCGCGACGCTTCCGCGACGAGTTCGTCGCCCTGTGCACCCGGGTGCTCACCCCTGCCGACGACCGCGTCTGA
- a CDS encoding glucose 1-dehydrogenase: MPGRLEGKVIIVTGAASGLGQASARRMTEEGADVLLADINEAQGHAIAEELGPRAAFRRCDVTSEDDVASLVDDAVTRHGRLDCMFNNAGVVGASGPIDELRLDEFEFVTAVLLRSVFLGMKHAARVMKPVGAGVILSTTSIAGVQGGWGPHLYAGAKAGVVGLTRNVAAELSTHGIRVVAIGPGKIVTPMTISRVVDDPDDPEQMAEAFRKRTPLRGHHGLPEDVANAAVWLASDEAAFVSGTTVMVDGGLTSGSKEGVTTDQLASWARRSS; the protein is encoded by the coding sequence ATGCCGGGACGACTCGAAGGCAAGGTCATCATCGTCACGGGTGCCGCGAGCGGATTGGGTCAGGCCAGCGCACGCCGCATGACCGAGGAGGGCGCCGACGTCCTGCTCGCCGACATCAACGAGGCACAGGGTCACGCGATCGCCGAGGAACTCGGTCCGCGCGCAGCTTTCCGCCGGTGCGACGTGACATCCGAGGACGACGTCGCGAGTCTGGTCGACGACGCGGTCACCCGCCACGGCCGACTGGACTGCATGTTCAACAACGCCGGCGTCGTGGGCGCCTCCGGCCCCATCGACGAACTCCGGCTCGATGAGTTCGAATTCGTGACAGCGGTGCTGTTGCGGTCGGTGTTCCTGGGCATGAAGCATGCCGCACGAGTGATGAAACCCGTTGGTGCAGGAGTGATCCTGTCTACAACCAGTATCGCCGGAGTGCAGGGAGGCTGGGGGCCGCATCTCTACGCGGGTGCCAAGGCGGGCGTGGTGGGTCTGACGCGCAACGTCGCCGCCGAACTGTCCACCCACGGCATTCGCGTGGTGGCGATCGGCCCGGGCAAGATCGTCACCCCGATGACGATCAGCCGGGTCGTCGACGACCCGGACGATCCGGAGCAGATGGCCGAGGCCTTCCGCAAGCGCACCCCGCTGCGCGGACACCACGGACTACCCGAGGACGTCGCCAATGCCGCGGTGTGGCTGGCCAGCGACGAGGCCGCATTCGTCAGCGGAACCACGGTGATGGTCGATGGCGGACTGACCTCGGGGTCCAAAGAAGGCGTCACCACCGACCAGTTGGCCAGTTGGGCAAGAAGATCTTCGTAG